A window from Equus caballus isolate H_3958 breed thoroughbred chromosome 8, TB-T2T, whole genome shotgun sequence encodes these proteins:
- the ANAPC7 gene encoding anaphase-promoting complex subunit 7 isoform X3, whose protein sequence is MDPGEAAILESSLRILYRLFAPLSPLPAALPGRMNVIDHVRDMAAAGLHSNVRLLSSLLLTMSNNNPELFSPSQKYQLLVYHADSLFHDKEYRNAVSKYTMALQQKKALSKTSKVRPSTGNSASTPQSQCLPSEIEVKYKMAECYTMLKQDKDAIAILDGIPSRQRTPKINMMLANLYKKAGQERPSVTSYKEVLRQCPLALDAILGLLSLSVKGAEVASMTMNVIQTVPNLDWLSVWIKAYAFVHTGDNSRAINTICSLEKKSLLRDNVDLLGSLADLYFRAGDNKNSVLKFEQAQMLDPYLIKGMDVYGYLLAREGRLEDVENLGCRLFNISDQHAEPWVVSGCHSFYSKRYSRALYLGAKAIQLNSNSVQALLLKGAALRNMGRVQEAIIHFREAIRLAPCRLDCYEGLIECYLASNSIREAMVMANNVYKTLGANAQTLTLLATVCLEDPVTQEKAKTLLDKALTQRPDYIKAVVKKAELLSREQKYEDGIALLRNALANQSDCVLHRILGDFLVAVNEYQEAMDQYSIALRHSPFSCLMAATLQNSAN, encoded by the exons ATGGACCCCGGCGAGGCCGCCATTTTGGAGTCTTCGCTAAGGATCCTTTACCGGCTTTTCGCGCCGCTGTCGCCGCTGCCCGCGGCCTTGCCGGGCAGGATGAATGTGATAGACCACGTGCGAGACATGGCGGCCGCGGGGCTGCACTCCAACGTGCGGCTCCTCAGCAGCCTGTTACTTACCATGAGTAATAATAACCC tgAGTTATTCTCCCCATCTCAGAAGTACCAGCTTTTGGTGTATCACGCAGATTCTCTTTTTCATGATAAGGAATATCGGAATGCTGTGAGTAAGTATACCATGGCTTTACAGCAGAAGAAAGCCCTAAGTAAAACTTCAAAAGTGAGACCTTCAACTGGAAATTCTGCATCCACTCCGCAAAGTCAG TGTCTTCCATCTGAAATTGAAGTGAAATACAAAATGGCTGAATGTTATACGATGCTAAAACAAGATAAAGATGCCATTGCTATACTTGATGGGATCCCTTCAAGACAAAGAACTCCCAAA ATAAACATGATGCTGGCAAACCTGTACAAGAAGGCCGGTCAGGAGCGCCCTTCAGTCACCAGCTATAAGGAAGTGCTGAGGCAGTGCCCATTAGCCCTCGATGCCATTCTAG GTTTGCTCTCCCTTTCTGTAAAAGGTGCAGAGGTGGCATCAATGACGATGAACGTGATCCAGACTGTGCCTAACTTGGATTGGCTCTCTGTGTGGATCAAAGCATATGCTTTTGTGCACACTGGTGACAACTCAAGAGCAATCAATACCATCTG TTCACTAGAGAAAAAGTCCTTATTGCGAGATAACGTGGACCTCCTGGGAAGCCTAGCGGATCTGTACTTCAGAGCTGGAGACAATAAGAACTCTGTCCTCAAGTTTGAACAGGCACAGATGTTGGATCCTTATCTGATAAAAG GCATGGATGTATATGGCTACCTCCTGGCGCGGGAAGGGCGGCtggaggatgtggagaacctCGGTTGCCGCCTTTTCAATATTTCTGATCAGCATGCAGAACCCTGGGTGGTCTCTGG GTGTCATAGCTTCTATAGCAAACGCTACTCCCGGGCCCTCTATTTAGGAGCCAAGGCCATTCAGCTTAACAGTAATAGTGTTCAAGCTTTGCTACTTAAGGGAGCAGCACTCAGAAACATGGGCAGAGTCCAAGAAGCAATTATCCACTTTCGGGAAGCTATACGACTTGCACCTTGTCGCTTAGATTGTTATGAAG gccTCATCGAATGTTACTTAGCTTCCAACAGTATTCGTGAAGCAATGGTAATGGCTAACAACGTTTACAAAACTCTAGGAGCAAATGCACAGACCCTTACCCTTTTAGCCACCGTTTGTCTTGAAGACCCAGTGACACAGGAGAAAGCCAAAACTTTATTAGATAAAGCCCTGACCCAAAGGCCGGATTATATTAAGGCAGTGGTGAAAAAAGCAGAACTACTTA GCAGAGAACAGAAATATGAAGATGGAATTGCTTTGCTAAGGAATGCACTAGCTAATCAGAGTGACTGTGTTCTGCATCGGATCCTAGGAGATTTCCTTGTAGCTGTCAATGAGTATCAGGAAGCAATGGACCAGTATAGTATAGCACTAAG
- the ANAPC7 gene encoding anaphase-promoting complex subunit 7 isoform X1 — MDPGEAAILESSLRILYRLFAPLSPLPAALPGRMNVIDHVRDMAAAGLHSNVRLLSSLLLTMSNNNPELFSPSQKYQLLVYHADSLFHDKEYRNAVSKYTMALQQKKALSKTSKVRPSTGNSASTPQSQCLPSEIEVKYKMAECYTMLKQDKDAIAILDGIPSRQRTPKINMMLANLYKKAGQERPSVTSYKEVLRQCPLALDAILGLLSLSVKGAEVASMTMNVIQTVPNLDWLSVWIKAYAFVHTGDNSRAINTICSLEKKSLLRDNVDLLGSLADLYFRAGDNKNSVLKFEQAQMLDPYLIKGMDVYGYLLAREGRLEDVENLGCRLFNISDQHAEPWVVSGCHSFYSKRYSRALYLGAKAIQLNSNSVQALLLKGAALRNMGRVQEAIIHFREAIRLAPCRLDCYEGLIECYLASNSIREAMVMANNVYKTLGANAQTLTLLATVCLEDPVTQEKAKTLLDKALTQRPDYIKAVVKKAELLSREQKYEDGIALLRNALANQSDCVLHRILGDFLVAVNEYQEAMDQYSIALSGGLPRSHLWNRSCLERPGISSFSVTGWSFHCRAREMTLQPARNKAEIQASPLFCCPLVWTPMTRSL; from the exons ATGGACCCCGGCGAGGCCGCCATTTTGGAGTCTTCGCTAAGGATCCTTTACCGGCTTTTCGCGCCGCTGTCGCCGCTGCCCGCGGCCTTGCCGGGCAGGATGAATGTGATAGACCACGTGCGAGACATGGCGGCCGCGGGGCTGCACTCCAACGTGCGGCTCCTCAGCAGCCTGTTACTTACCATGAGTAATAATAACCC tgAGTTATTCTCCCCATCTCAGAAGTACCAGCTTTTGGTGTATCACGCAGATTCTCTTTTTCATGATAAGGAATATCGGAATGCTGTGAGTAAGTATACCATGGCTTTACAGCAGAAGAAAGCCCTAAGTAAAACTTCAAAAGTGAGACCTTCAACTGGAAATTCTGCATCCACTCCGCAAAGTCAG TGTCTTCCATCTGAAATTGAAGTGAAATACAAAATGGCTGAATGTTATACGATGCTAAAACAAGATAAAGATGCCATTGCTATACTTGATGGGATCCCTTCAAGACAAAGAACTCCCAAA ATAAACATGATGCTGGCAAACCTGTACAAGAAGGCCGGTCAGGAGCGCCCTTCAGTCACCAGCTATAAGGAAGTGCTGAGGCAGTGCCCATTAGCCCTCGATGCCATTCTAG GTTTGCTCTCCCTTTCTGTAAAAGGTGCAGAGGTGGCATCAATGACGATGAACGTGATCCAGACTGTGCCTAACTTGGATTGGCTCTCTGTGTGGATCAAAGCATATGCTTTTGTGCACACTGGTGACAACTCAAGAGCAATCAATACCATCTG TTCACTAGAGAAAAAGTCCTTATTGCGAGATAACGTGGACCTCCTGGGAAGCCTAGCGGATCTGTACTTCAGAGCTGGAGACAATAAGAACTCTGTCCTCAAGTTTGAACAGGCACAGATGTTGGATCCTTATCTGATAAAAG GCATGGATGTATATGGCTACCTCCTGGCGCGGGAAGGGCGGCtggaggatgtggagaacctCGGTTGCCGCCTTTTCAATATTTCTGATCAGCATGCAGAACCCTGGGTGGTCTCTGG GTGTCATAGCTTCTATAGCAAACGCTACTCCCGGGCCCTCTATTTAGGAGCCAAGGCCATTCAGCTTAACAGTAATAGTGTTCAAGCTTTGCTACTTAAGGGAGCAGCACTCAGAAACATGGGCAGAGTCCAAGAAGCAATTATCCACTTTCGGGAAGCTATACGACTTGCACCTTGTCGCTTAGATTGTTATGAAG gccTCATCGAATGTTACTTAGCTTCCAACAGTATTCGTGAAGCAATGGTAATGGCTAACAACGTTTACAAAACTCTAGGAGCAAATGCACAGACCCTTACCCTTTTAGCCACCGTTTGTCTTGAAGACCCAGTGACACAGGAGAAAGCCAAAACTTTATTAGATAAAGCCCTGACCCAAAGGCCGGATTATATTAAGGCAGTGGTGAAAAAAGCAGAACTACTTA GCAGAGAACAGAAATATGAAGATGGAATTGCTTTGCTAAGGAATGCACTAGCTAATCAGAGTGACTGTGTTCTGCATCGGATCCTAGGAGATTTCCTTGTAGCTGTCAATGAGTATCAGGAAGCAATGGACCAGTATAGTATAGCACTAAG TGGTGGACTCCCTCGCTCTCACCTGTGGAACCGGAGTTGTTTGGAGAGGCCAGGCATTAGCAGCTTCTCTGTGACTGGGTGGTCATTTCACTGCCGCGCCAGGGAGATGACGCTTCAGCCAGCAAGAAACAAGGCAGAGATTCAGGCCTCTCCTTTGTTTTGTTGTCCCCTAGTTTGGACCCCAATGACCAGAAGTCTCTAG
- the ANAPC7 gene encoding anaphase-promoting complex subunit 7 isoform X2, whose product MDPGEAAILESSLRILYRLFAPLSPLPAALPGRMNVIDHVRDMAAAGLHSNVRLLSSLLLTMSNNNPELFSPSQKYQLLVYHADSLFHDKEYRNAVSKYTMALQQKKALSKTSKVRPSTGNSASTPQSQCLPSEIEVKYKMAECYTMLKQDKDAIAILDGIPSRQRTPKINMMLANLYKKAGQERPSVTSYKEVLRQCPLALDAILGLLSLSVKGAEVASMTMNVIQTVPNLDWLSVWIKAYAFVHTGDNSRAINTICSLEKKSLLRDNVDLLGSLADLYFRAGDNKNSVLKFEQAQMLDPYLIKGMDVYGYLLAREGRLEDVENLGCRLFNISDQHAEPWVVSGCHSFYSKRYSRALYLGAKAIQLNSNSVQALLLKGAALRNMGRVQEAIIHFREAIRLAPCRLDCYEGLIECYLASNSIREAMVMANNVYKTLGANAQTLTLLATVCLEDPVTQEKAKTLLDKALTQRPDYIKAVVKKAELLSREQKYEDGIALLRNALANQSDCVLHRILGDFLVAVNEYQEAMDQYSIALSLDPNDQKSLEGMQKMEKEESPTDATQEEDVDDMEGSGEEGDLEGSDSEAAQWADQEQWFGMQ is encoded by the exons ATGGACCCCGGCGAGGCCGCCATTTTGGAGTCTTCGCTAAGGATCCTTTACCGGCTTTTCGCGCCGCTGTCGCCGCTGCCCGCGGCCTTGCCGGGCAGGATGAATGTGATAGACCACGTGCGAGACATGGCGGCCGCGGGGCTGCACTCCAACGTGCGGCTCCTCAGCAGCCTGTTACTTACCATGAGTAATAATAACCC tgAGTTATTCTCCCCATCTCAGAAGTACCAGCTTTTGGTGTATCACGCAGATTCTCTTTTTCATGATAAGGAATATCGGAATGCTGTGAGTAAGTATACCATGGCTTTACAGCAGAAGAAAGCCCTAAGTAAAACTTCAAAAGTGAGACCTTCAACTGGAAATTCTGCATCCACTCCGCAAAGTCAG TGTCTTCCATCTGAAATTGAAGTGAAATACAAAATGGCTGAATGTTATACGATGCTAAAACAAGATAAAGATGCCATTGCTATACTTGATGGGATCCCTTCAAGACAAAGAACTCCCAAA ATAAACATGATGCTGGCAAACCTGTACAAGAAGGCCGGTCAGGAGCGCCCTTCAGTCACCAGCTATAAGGAAGTGCTGAGGCAGTGCCCATTAGCCCTCGATGCCATTCTAG GTTTGCTCTCCCTTTCTGTAAAAGGTGCAGAGGTGGCATCAATGACGATGAACGTGATCCAGACTGTGCCTAACTTGGATTGGCTCTCTGTGTGGATCAAAGCATATGCTTTTGTGCACACTGGTGACAACTCAAGAGCAATCAATACCATCTG TTCACTAGAGAAAAAGTCCTTATTGCGAGATAACGTGGACCTCCTGGGAAGCCTAGCGGATCTGTACTTCAGAGCTGGAGACAATAAGAACTCTGTCCTCAAGTTTGAACAGGCACAGATGTTGGATCCTTATCTGATAAAAG GCATGGATGTATATGGCTACCTCCTGGCGCGGGAAGGGCGGCtggaggatgtggagaacctCGGTTGCCGCCTTTTCAATATTTCTGATCAGCATGCAGAACCCTGGGTGGTCTCTGG GTGTCATAGCTTCTATAGCAAACGCTACTCCCGGGCCCTCTATTTAGGAGCCAAGGCCATTCAGCTTAACAGTAATAGTGTTCAAGCTTTGCTACTTAAGGGAGCAGCACTCAGAAACATGGGCAGAGTCCAAGAAGCAATTATCCACTTTCGGGAAGCTATACGACTTGCACCTTGTCGCTTAGATTGTTATGAAG gccTCATCGAATGTTACTTAGCTTCCAACAGTATTCGTGAAGCAATGGTAATGGCTAACAACGTTTACAAAACTCTAGGAGCAAATGCACAGACCCTTACCCTTTTAGCCACCGTTTGTCTTGAAGACCCAGTGACACAGGAGAAAGCCAAAACTTTATTAGATAAAGCCCTGACCCAAAGGCCGGATTATATTAAGGCAGTGGTGAAAAAAGCAGAACTACTTA GCAGAGAACAGAAATATGAAGATGGAATTGCTTTGCTAAGGAATGCACTAGCTAATCAGAGTGACTGTGTTCTGCATCGGATCCTAGGAGATTTCCTTGTAGCTGTCAATGAGTATCAGGAAGCAATGGACCAGTATAGTATAGCACTAAG TTTGGACCCCAATGACCAGAAGTCTCTAGAGGGGATGCAGAagatggagaaggaggagagtCCCACGGATGCCACTCAGGAGGAGGATGTGGACGACATGGAAGGGAGTGGGGAAGAAGGGGACCTGGAGGGCAGCGACAGTGAGGCGGCCCAGTGGGCTGACCAGGAGCAGTGGTTCGGCATGCAGTGA
- the ANAPC7 gene encoding anaphase-promoting complex subunit 7 isoform X5: MALQQKKALSKTSKVRPSTGNSASTPQSQCLPSEIEVKYKMAECYTMLKQDKDAIAILDGIPSRQRTPKINMMLANLYKKAGQERPSVTSYKEVLRQCPLALDAILGLLSLSVKGAEVASMTMNVIQTVPNLDWLSVWIKAYAFVHTGDNSRAINTICSLEKKSLLRDNVDLLGSLADLYFRAGDNKNSVLKFEQAQMLDPYLIKGMDVYGYLLAREGRLEDVENLGCRLFNISDQHAEPWVVSGCHSFYSKRYSRALYLGAKAIQLNSNSVQALLLKGAALRNMGRVQEAIIHFREAIRLAPCRLDCYEGLIECYLASNSIREAMVMANNVYKTLGANAQTLTLLATVCLEDPVTQEKAKTLLDKALTQRPDYIKAVVKKAELLSREQKYEDGIALLRNALANQSDCVLHRILGDFLVAVNEYQEAMDQYSIALSLDPNDQKSLEGMQKMEKEESPTDATQEEDVDDMEGSGEEGDLEGSDSEAAQWADQEQWFGMQ; the protein is encoded by the exons ATGGCTTTACAGCAGAAGAAAGCCCTAAGTAAAACTTCAAAAGTGAGACCTTCAACTGGAAATTCTGCATCCACTCCGCAAAGTCAG TGTCTTCCATCTGAAATTGAAGTGAAATACAAAATGGCTGAATGTTATACGATGCTAAAACAAGATAAAGATGCCATTGCTATACTTGATGGGATCCCTTCAAGACAAAGAACTCCCAAA ATAAACATGATGCTGGCAAACCTGTACAAGAAGGCCGGTCAGGAGCGCCCTTCAGTCACCAGCTATAAGGAAGTGCTGAGGCAGTGCCCATTAGCCCTCGATGCCATTCTAG GTTTGCTCTCCCTTTCTGTAAAAGGTGCAGAGGTGGCATCAATGACGATGAACGTGATCCAGACTGTGCCTAACTTGGATTGGCTCTCTGTGTGGATCAAAGCATATGCTTTTGTGCACACTGGTGACAACTCAAGAGCAATCAATACCATCTG TTCACTAGAGAAAAAGTCCTTATTGCGAGATAACGTGGACCTCCTGGGAAGCCTAGCGGATCTGTACTTCAGAGCTGGAGACAATAAGAACTCTGTCCTCAAGTTTGAACAGGCACAGATGTTGGATCCTTATCTGATAAAAG GCATGGATGTATATGGCTACCTCCTGGCGCGGGAAGGGCGGCtggaggatgtggagaacctCGGTTGCCGCCTTTTCAATATTTCTGATCAGCATGCAGAACCCTGGGTGGTCTCTGG GTGTCATAGCTTCTATAGCAAACGCTACTCCCGGGCCCTCTATTTAGGAGCCAAGGCCATTCAGCTTAACAGTAATAGTGTTCAAGCTTTGCTACTTAAGGGAGCAGCACTCAGAAACATGGGCAGAGTCCAAGAAGCAATTATCCACTTTCGGGAAGCTATACGACTTGCACCTTGTCGCTTAGATTGTTATGAAG gccTCATCGAATGTTACTTAGCTTCCAACAGTATTCGTGAAGCAATGGTAATGGCTAACAACGTTTACAAAACTCTAGGAGCAAATGCACAGACCCTTACCCTTTTAGCCACCGTTTGTCTTGAAGACCCAGTGACACAGGAGAAAGCCAAAACTTTATTAGATAAAGCCCTGACCCAAAGGCCGGATTATATTAAGGCAGTGGTGAAAAAAGCAGAACTACTTA GCAGAGAACAGAAATATGAAGATGGAATTGCTTTGCTAAGGAATGCACTAGCTAATCAGAGTGACTGTGTTCTGCATCGGATCCTAGGAGATTTCCTTGTAGCTGTCAATGAGTATCAGGAAGCAATGGACCAGTATAGTATAGCACTAAG TTTGGACCCCAATGACCAGAAGTCTCTAGAGGGGATGCAGAagatggagaaggaggagagtCCCACGGATGCCACTCAGGAGGAGGATGTGGACGACATGGAAGGGAGTGGGGAAGAAGGGGACCTGGAGGGCAGCGACAGTGAGGCGGCCCAGTGGGCTGACCAGGAGCAGTGGTTCGGCATGCAGTGA
- the ANAPC7 gene encoding anaphase-promoting complex subunit 7 isoform X4, producing the protein MALQQKKALSKTSKVRPSTGNSASTPQSQCLPSEIEVKYKMAECYTMLKQDKDAIAILDGIPSRQRTPKINMMLANLYKKAGQERPSVTSYKEVLRQCPLALDAILGLLSLSVKGAEVASMTMNVIQTVPNLDWLSVWIKAYAFVHTGDNSRAINTICSLEKKSLLRDNVDLLGSLADLYFRAGDNKNSVLKFEQAQMLDPYLIKGMDVYGYLLAREGRLEDVENLGCRLFNISDQHAEPWVVSGCHSFYSKRYSRALYLGAKAIQLNSNSVQALLLKGAALRNMGRVQEAIIHFREAIRLAPCRLDCYEGLIECYLASNSIREAMVMANNVYKTLGANAQTLTLLATVCLEDPVTQEKAKTLLDKALTQRPDYIKAVVKKAELLSREQKYEDGIALLRNALANQSDCVLHRILGDFLVAVNEYQEAMDQYSIALSGGLPRSHLWNRSCLERPGISSFSVTGWSFHCRAREMTLQPARNKAEIQASPLFCCPLVWTPMTRSL; encoded by the exons ATGGCTTTACAGCAGAAGAAAGCCCTAAGTAAAACTTCAAAAGTGAGACCTTCAACTGGAAATTCTGCATCCACTCCGCAAAGTCAG TGTCTTCCATCTGAAATTGAAGTGAAATACAAAATGGCTGAATGTTATACGATGCTAAAACAAGATAAAGATGCCATTGCTATACTTGATGGGATCCCTTCAAGACAAAGAACTCCCAAA ATAAACATGATGCTGGCAAACCTGTACAAGAAGGCCGGTCAGGAGCGCCCTTCAGTCACCAGCTATAAGGAAGTGCTGAGGCAGTGCCCATTAGCCCTCGATGCCATTCTAG GTTTGCTCTCCCTTTCTGTAAAAGGTGCAGAGGTGGCATCAATGACGATGAACGTGATCCAGACTGTGCCTAACTTGGATTGGCTCTCTGTGTGGATCAAAGCATATGCTTTTGTGCACACTGGTGACAACTCAAGAGCAATCAATACCATCTG TTCACTAGAGAAAAAGTCCTTATTGCGAGATAACGTGGACCTCCTGGGAAGCCTAGCGGATCTGTACTTCAGAGCTGGAGACAATAAGAACTCTGTCCTCAAGTTTGAACAGGCACAGATGTTGGATCCTTATCTGATAAAAG GCATGGATGTATATGGCTACCTCCTGGCGCGGGAAGGGCGGCtggaggatgtggagaacctCGGTTGCCGCCTTTTCAATATTTCTGATCAGCATGCAGAACCCTGGGTGGTCTCTGG GTGTCATAGCTTCTATAGCAAACGCTACTCCCGGGCCCTCTATTTAGGAGCCAAGGCCATTCAGCTTAACAGTAATAGTGTTCAAGCTTTGCTACTTAAGGGAGCAGCACTCAGAAACATGGGCAGAGTCCAAGAAGCAATTATCCACTTTCGGGAAGCTATACGACTTGCACCTTGTCGCTTAGATTGTTATGAAG gccTCATCGAATGTTACTTAGCTTCCAACAGTATTCGTGAAGCAATGGTAATGGCTAACAACGTTTACAAAACTCTAGGAGCAAATGCACAGACCCTTACCCTTTTAGCCACCGTTTGTCTTGAAGACCCAGTGACACAGGAGAAAGCCAAAACTTTATTAGATAAAGCCCTGACCCAAAGGCCGGATTATATTAAGGCAGTGGTGAAAAAAGCAGAACTACTTA GCAGAGAACAGAAATATGAAGATGGAATTGCTTTGCTAAGGAATGCACTAGCTAATCAGAGTGACTGTGTTCTGCATCGGATCCTAGGAGATTTCCTTGTAGCTGTCAATGAGTATCAGGAAGCAATGGACCAGTATAGTATAGCACTAAG TGGTGGACTCCCTCGCTCTCACCTGTGGAACCGGAGTTGTTTGGAGAGGCCAGGCATTAGCAGCTTCTCTGTGACTGGGTGGTCATTTCACTGCCGCGCCAGGGAGATGACGCTTCAGCCAGCAAGAAACAAGGCAGAGATTCAGGCCTCTCCTTTGTTTTGTTGTCCCCTAGTTTGGACCCCAATGACCAGAAGTCTCTAG
- the ANAPC7 gene encoding anaphase-promoting complex subunit 7 isoform X6 produces the protein MINMMLANLYKKAGQERPSVTSYKEVLRQCPLALDAILGLLSLSVKGAEVASMTMNVIQTVPNLDWLSVWIKAYAFVHTGDNSRAINTICSLEKKSLLRDNVDLLGSLADLYFRAGDNKNSVLKFEQAQMLDPYLIKGMDVYGYLLAREGRLEDVENLGCRLFNISDQHAEPWVVSGCHSFYSKRYSRALYLGAKAIQLNSNSVQALLLKGAALRNMGRVQEAIIHFREAIRLAPCRLDCYEGLIECYLASNSIREAMVMANNVYKTLGANAQTLTLLATVCLEDPVTQEKAKTLLDKALTQRPDYIKAVVKKAELLSREQKYEDGIALLRNALANQSDCVLHRILGDFLVAVNEYQEAMDQYSIALSLDPNDQKSLEGMQKMEKEESPTDATQEEDVDDMEGSGEEGDLEGSDSEAAQWADQEQWFGMQ, from the exons ATG ATAAACATGATGCTGGCAAACCTGTACAAGAAGGCCGGTCAGGAGCGCCCTTCAGTCACCAGCTATAAGGAAGTGCTGAGGCAGTGCCCATTAGCCCTCGATGCCATTCTAG GTTTGCTCTCCCTTTCTGTAAAAGGTGCAGAGGTGGCATCAATGACGATGAACGTGATCCAGACTGTGCCTAACTTGGATTGGCTCTCTGTGTGGATCAAAGCATATGCTTTTGTGCACACTGGTGACAACTCAAGAGCAATCAATACCATCTG TTCACTAGAGAAAAAGTCCTTATTGCGAGATAACGTGGACCTCCTGGGAAGCCTAGCGGATCTGTACTTCAGAGCTGGAGACAATAAGAACTCTGTCCTCAAGTTTGAACAGGCACAGATGTTGGATCCTTATCTGATAAAAG GCATGGATGTATATGGCTACCTCCTGGCGCGGGAAGGGCGGCtggaggatgtggagaacctCGGTTGCCGCCTTTTCAATATTTCTGATCAGCATGCAGAACCCTGGGTGGTCTCTGG GTGTCATAGCTTCTATAGCAAACGCTACTCCCGGGCCCTCTATTTAGGAGCCAAGGCCATTCAGCTTAACAGTAATAGTGTTCAAGCTTTGCTACTTAAGGGAGCAGCACTCAGAAACATGGGCAGAGTCCAAGAAGCAATTATCCACTTTCGGGAAGCTATACGACTTGCACCTTGTCGCTTAGATTGTTATGAAG gccTCATCGAATGTTACTTAGCTTCCAACAGTATTCGTGAAGCAATGGTAATGGCTAACAACGTTTACAAAACTCTAGGAGCAAATGCACAGACCCTTACCCTTTTAGCCACCGTTTGTCTTGAAGACCCAGTGACACAGGAGAAAGCCAAAACTTTATTAGATAAAGCCCTGACCCAAAGGCCGGATTATATTAAGGCAGTGGTGAAAAAAGCAGAACTACTTA GCAGAGAACAGAAATATGAAGATGGAATTGCTTTGCTAAGGAATGCACTAGCTAATCAGAGTGACTGTGTTCTGCATCGGATCCTAGGAGATTTCCTTGTAGCTGTCAATGAGTATCAGGAAGCAATGGACCAGTATAGTATAGCACTAAG TTTGGACCCCAATGACCAGAAGTCTCTAGAGGGGATGCAGAagatggagaaggaggagagtCCCACGGATGCCACTCAGGAGGAGGATGTGGACGACATGGAAGGGAGTGGGGAAGAAGGGGACCTGGAGGGCAGCGACAGTGAGGCGGCCCAGTGGGCTGACCAGGAGCAGTGGTTCGGCATGCAGTGA